From the Aquitalea magnusonii genome, one window contains:
- a CDS encoding ATP-binding protein, producing the protein MMKRPLLRADKKPRPGKASKASLATLFARYFIIAMAAELAIIIGFAFMLGKLYQNSDSENARRMLDGPASLLVQELQRLPVAAREQALPQLTRHFSYPVKLITTLPPDLDPESRQNFASGKTYLDFDNNLLYIPLPDDKRMLLLGPLDATPNSNDSGWITEDIEVLLLWIVFTGSTLGLLMYFYLRPMWRDLVSVRDAAELFANGDFHVRTPQAHSRLFAPLSTALNSMAARLERLLEMHQAMSHAVAHEIRTPIARLRFGLTMLEEEDNEDERRRYSDGMERDMQELEELITASMEYAKLNRGEAILQREQVDLYEWFDDLIDLVQPLKPAGISLTMDCARGEAAFDRKLIYVASRNLLLNAFKYAQHQVHLIVERQGNMLEIQVDDDGHGIPEADRERIFEPFRRLDRSRDRATGGYGLGLSYVRLIAEHHGGSAFAGASPLGGARLTLRIALS; encoded by the coding sequence ATGATGAAGCGGCCCCTGTTGCGAGCGGACAAGAAACCGCGCCCTGGCAAAGCATCCAAAGCCTCGCTGGCCACCCTGTTTGCCCGCTATTTCATCATTGCCATGGCGGCGGAACTGGCCATCATCATCGGTTTCGCCTTCATGCTGGGCAAGCTGTACCAGAACAGCGACAGCGAAAACGCCCGGCGCATGCTGGACGGCCCGGCCTCGCTGCTGGTGCAGGAACTGCAACGCTTACCGGTGGCGGCGCGCGAGCAAGCACTGCCGCAGCTCACCCGCCACTTCAGCTATCCGGTCAAACTGATTACCACCCTGCCGCCCGACCTGGACCCGGAAAGCCGGCAGAACTTTGCCAGCGGCAAAACCTATCTGGATTTTGACAACAACCTGCTGTACATCCCGCTGCCGGACGACAAGCGCATGCTGCTGCTCGGCCCGCTGGACGCCACCCCCAACAGCAATGACAGTGGCTGGATTACCGAAGACATCGAGGTGCTGCTGCTGTGGATCGTGTTTACCGGCAGCACGCTGGGCCTGCTGATGTACTTCTATCTGCGGCCGATGTGGCGCGACCTGGTCTCGGTGCGCGATGCCGCCGAGCTGTTTGCCAATGGTGACTTTCACGTGCGCACCCCACAGGCCCACAGCCGGCTGTTTGCCCCGCTGTCCACCGCGCTCAACAGCATGGCCGCCCGGCTGGAACGCTTGCTGGAAATGCATCAGGCCATGAGCCATGCGGTGGCGCATGAAATCCGCACCCCGATTGCCCGGCTGCGTTTTGGCCTGACCATGCTGGAAGAAGAAGACAACGAAGATGAGCGCCGCCGCTACAGCGACGGCATGGAACGCGATATGCAGGAGCTGGAAGAACTGATTACCGCCAGCATGGAATACGCCAAGCTCAACCGGGGCGAGGCCATCTTGCAGCGCGAACAGGTGGATCTGTATGAATGGTTTGACGACCTGATAGACCTGGTCCAGCCGCTCAAGCCGGCGGGCATCAGCCTCACCATGGATTGCGCACGCGGCGAAGCCGCCTTTGACCGCAAGCTGATATACGTCGCCAGCCGCAACCTGCTGCTGAACGCCTTCAAGTATGCGCAGCATCAGGTTCACCTGATTGTGGAACGCCAGGGCAATATGCTGGAAATCCAGGTGGATGATGACGGCCATGGCATTCCGGAGGCCGACCGGGAACGCATTTTCGAACCCTTCCGCCGACTGGACCGCAGCCGTGACCGCGCCACCGGCGGCTATGGCCTTGGTTTGTCCTATGTCCGCCTGATTGCCGAACATCACGGCGGCAGCGCCTTTGCCGGTGCCAGCCCACTGGGCGGCGCCCGGCTGACGCTGCGCATTGCCCTCAGTTGA